The genome window CTGATCGGCGATGGGCTTGCTGACCAGCCACAAAGCCTCTTGTGTCAGCCACCCATCTGACGGCCCATCTGGCTGATTCAGTTTGAATGTGTCACGGACCAGGTAACGCAAGCTGTCCGCCAGCTGACGTTGCAAGGACTGTTTTGGCGCGGACAGTGCGCGGGCAGGATTGCCGCCGAGCTCCTGGGCTACGGACGCCTGGTCGGCCTTGACTACGATCTCGCCCAGAATGCCGGCGTGTTCGTACTGCCCGGCCAAGATGAAGATCAATTGCGACCACACTTCAGGGAAGTCACTGAGCCAGTCCAAAATTTCCGGGGTGAGGATCTGGGCGTAAATCAGTGCGGCAGCGGCGCCATGTAGCTGGTAGTTGCGTCCTTTCACGTAGCGAAAGCGGTAAGGACGGTTAATTGGGCCATGCCACGGGTGCCAGGTTTTACCTCCCTCCAGTTCGATGTGCACGTCGACGGCAATCTTGCCGAGGTCGTGTATCAGAGCCCCATAAGCTGCTGCGACAGTCCATGCTTCGGCCTGAGCGGATTGAGATTCCGGTGGCGCGCCTATGGGGAGAAGGTAGGTCTGTCGAATCTTCAGGGCGTAAGCGACGATCTCAAGCCCGTGATCCAGCATGCCTCCAGGGTGTGCGTGGTGGTGGTTTTGCGATGCAGGGAGCTGCTGGACCAACTCAGCGTAGCGCTCGAGTGGACGCTTATAGAGTTCTGCAAACTGTGTGCGGGATAACGAGGCGCGCTGCCAGATGTTTTCCAGTAGTTTCTGGCGGCGCGGCGATGCCAGCAGCGATTGGCTAGAGGCTGGCTGCATGAAACCGTCAGGAGAGGGGCCTTGGGCGGGTAGCGCTTTCTTGCGACGGAAAATAGAGAACATCGCCTGCTCCATAAATGATTTATGGGGCGGGCTTTTCGCCTATCCGAGGTGCAGCGAACAAGGTAAAAGTAACATTAGTGGTCGCAGGTATTTCTTTGGCTACTTGCCACCTTTTGCTCTTGCGGCGATGGGATGTTCTCCAGGAGTAACGTAATCGTGCCGTGCAGCCTTTTGCTTTTCCCGCTGCCGGCGGCCCTTTCGGGTAGGGCTTTTACCCTTGTGAACCATTCCATTCGCTCTTACAGACCCCTTTACCTTTTGGGCCATTTTTGCTCTGAAAGGTGGGTATATGACAGGAGCAGCCTGTGTAGCTCTGTGTCAGATGGCTTGCAGCAGCGATAAATCAAGACTATAAATAGTGTCAAAGCGCCTCTAGTGATGAGGCAGTCGAGGATGAGCATCATGACCACACACACCACTCCGGGAGTTGCAAGCCGCTTGGGCTATGGCTTAGGTGTGATCGTGCGCGCCGTTTGGTTCAGTAGTAATCCTACCTGGCGCTGGGTTAAGCGTCTGGCACTGATAACATTTGCGGCCTATTCATGGCACTGGTTTGCTCATGCGTTTCTGGCGGTTTTGATGGCCGGTTTCGTTATCGCTGTCGTTGTTGTGAGTTTTTCCTCGCGTCGTAAGGAGACCTCTAACGAGGTTTTTGGCGTTGGTTGGCAAAACGGACCTGATGGTTGGGGTTATTACGATATGTATGGAAACTGCCATACTTTTGGGGATGATGATGAGTAGCATCTTGCCAAAGAGGCTACTCATAACATCAGATTATTTTTCTCAGCTCTTTGCTGCCTTGCGATCCCGCTTGTTTAACATCTTTAGTGCCGCTGGTAAGTCCTTCTAAGGCATTTCCTGCACTAACCCCTGCCCACCCCAACGCTCCTACCCAGAAGACGGGCAGAATAATAAACATTGCCCCCATCACGAAGTTCAAGATCGCATCCTGAGCCGTAGCGTTCAAACCCATCACTGGATCAAAAGATAAGTGCGGTGAGCCCGCTCCATATAGGGCATCCAAGATTGTGGTATCGACCCACCTGGCTAGTTGAAACCAAAAGTCTACGAAGATCAGCGCAAAAAACACCACAGTCATAGTCATGGCAACTTTCAACTGATAAGCGCCGACTATCAGTACCAGCGGTATGCAAATCACCATCGCCATCTTCAAGAACGCCATTACCATTGGTAGTGCCTGACGAACCATGTCCATGGCCGGGAAGTAGGCCAATGAGCCCAGTGCTACCCCTAGGGTGCCGGTAACACGGGCTGCGCCATTCCACACCGTCCCGTTAATTTGCCCACCGTAGTCTGTATAAACATCCCCTTTCACCTGGTTCGACGGCGAGACCAGTTGCCGAACAAGCGAGTCGGTCACTTCGTCCTGGGACAGCCACTTCGCCCAACCAAGCATTTTTGTCATGAGGTCAGGTGAGACTTGATCTTTGATACGATCTCGTAAGCCTACTCCGCTATCGGACCACCATTGTTTACACGTTGGATATCCTCCACCTCCGCTCACTTGTGGCAATCCCACATCACGCGAAGCGTTGTATGGCCAGGACGTTCTGGGTGTCTTGGAGTAGTCCGTGTCGTAGTAGCCCGAAGTGTTCAGCAAGAAGTGGGAGCCGATCCAACTAAGATCCTGCAAGAAATGGGGATCATTGGCTTTCGTGCCCATGTCTGGTTGACGCATGAAGAGGCGGGCCCGTGAAGGTCCATAACAGTCATGAGTAAAGTCGCCGATTTCCTGTGCCAGCAATGGGTTATTGATCTTGGTGTTGTTTACGTCCATTCGCATTTGTCGCAGGTCGGTCCCGCAAGGGATGGCTGCGACCGCTCCGCTGGTCAACCCTTTTGACAATGCATGCATAAATGCCCACCACATGGGCATCTGCGCACTCTTTCCAGCCAAAGAGCTAAATGTCGTGTTCCAGCCCGTGTCAGCTGGTTTGGGTAAGTTGTACTGGCATTGCTGTGCTCTACTTTGATCGAACGCCAAGGTATCGAAGCTCACATTGACGGCAGGGACTGCGAAGAATGCGACGACGACGTAGCCAACATAGATGTTGGTCTCGATTCGGGCCAGTGACAGCACGCCTTTGTTACCCTCATCAGCCCCTTCACCACGGACCTTGAGCCATTCTCGAATCACGATTATGCAGAAGGGCAGGGCGAACAGGCCGGTATCTGAAATCATGTCCCAGATGCCGTTGTTGATGATCCAGCCGACCAGCGTGAGGTAGTACTCCAGATAGTCATTGGTGTAGAGCGTCACTGGACACCTCCTGCCTGATACAGCACTTTGCTCATCTCAACCATGGCAAACAATAAAACCACCATGACCTCGATCTTCAACAGGCCTTTGCGCCTCGATTGCGGCAAACGAGCCTTGAGCTTGAGCCAGGCAACCGTCAGTGCGATATAAAGCATCAGTCGCCAGTTGAAGAGCGGCCAGTAGTTGTCGACACGCCATGCTTGCCATTGCTCAGCACTGTCGAACATGCTCATCAAGACGGCGTTGACTAACACCACGAGTGCTGTAGCGGCTAGTAGAGTGCCTAGAACAACTAGAATGCCCCGTCCGACTCGTCGAGTCAGTGAGCGGTTGGGGGCGGCGACAGGATCTTGAATATCAGTCATGGCCTACACCTCACTATTTGCTCTTGGTAGGTGATTGCAACTGATTCAGGCGATCCGTTTCTGGATCTCCTGGAAACACGCCGCGTGAGTCTTCTGCCCGAGCTTTACCACGCTCAATGATGGTTAGTGGTGAGTTCTTCGCGAGCTGCTGACGCATGTCCAGCTCCATCTTCAGGTTGCTGATTTCCTGTTGCAGCGACGAGCTCTGCTGGCCGACTGCCTGAACGGCCAGGTCGTTAGCCGCGACGTTTGGTTCTCGGCTACCTGCCATCAGGGTGCGTTGAAGGGTCAAGGCTTTCTCCAGTACATCCGACAGCGCGACTTCGGAGGCAAGTCTGCGAGCGAGTACGTCTTGATCTCGCTCATCCTTGAGAGCCGCCACAACACCACGGGTGATGGGCAGAGAGTTGCTGCTTGCGGCCTCTAGGTTTTCGACCGATAAACTTTTGCTCCCAGTCAGCAGCTCCTGCAGCGCTTTAAGCTTTGTGTCATATGTTTCCTGGATCAGCGGCGTGAGGCCTACACCTGCTGCTGTGACCGTTTTAGGGCAGCTGTCACAGGTTTGTTGTTGCTGTTCTCCCAGCACGCGATTGGCGAATGAGGTCGCCTCTTGGGGCGATGACCAGACATTGCAGACCATGCCGTTGTTGCAGCTCTCTTTGCTGATCGAGCCGGTGTCGCCGGCCGCGCGTTTGTTCAGTAGGTTGTAACCCGCTTTGGTGACGTCACCGACAATGCGGATTGGCTTCTGGCCGGAACCTCCTGCTCGATCACCCCCAACCCAGGTGACGCCATCGTTGCCACCTTTCTTTTCGACCTGCTCCACAGCCGACACTGCATCCGTGTTGGACGTCAGCGCCTGGCTCATTGCTTGACCTTCAGCGAGCTTGCCCCAGCCCATTTGATTGCCGGCGATATCCGCCATTTTTTCGCCAATGGCCCTGCAGGTGCCCTTGGACCGGTCAAAGTCCAATCGAGCCTGCAAGATGCCATTCGTGATGAGGTTGTATAGCGCTGGGTTTGCACGTTGGAGGATCAAGGCTGGCAGCGAGGCGACGGCGCTGGTGGCGTTCTGCACCACCGAGCTCATGATGTTTTGGAATCCAGAAGTGGCACCATTCAACTGGTTCTGCAGGGTGTTGCTCATGCTCATGTTTCCGCAGACCAGGTTGTTGTTCCAGCCACCGCCGACGGAAATACTGTCCATGTTGCCGGCGCTCCCCATTGTCACGGCGTTCCCCCCGCCGATGTTGTACAGCACGTCATCTCCAATGACGCTTCCAGAAGAGGAGACGTTGATTGGATCAGCAGAAAGCGCTAACGCACTGCTGAAGCAGCAGAGCAGTCCGATCGCCAAGGTGGTGAGTTTCATGTTGTGCTCCGATAACTGAAATTCATTGGAAGTCCGTACTACCGAGGAAGGTCTGGCCACGACGCTGGCAGCACGAATACGGGCGCCAGAGCGCCCAGGCGTAACCACCATCCTGCGCATCGATGTTCGGGCCGATGGTGGGAAAGGTTGCGCAAGTCGGGTTGAGGACTGGGGTAAGCTCTTGCCACTTGCCAGTCGAGGCGTCACCTTCGCGTAGCGGCCCTGCAGGCCAGTAGCCAGGGTAGGGAAGGGCGAGCATCGGCAAGTAGACATGTACCTGGCCTGGGCGGGTCACCACGTCGCCGGCACGCTGCGCAATCACTGCTCCGGTCTTGTAATCATCGGTCTGGTTTAGAAAACCGCTGCGTGGATAAATATTCCCCCAGCTATTTGCGGTGAGCAGACTGCCGACTTCACGCATCCCAGGAATGAGTGCCTCTGGGTATACGGACTCGGGTACACCGTACCGCCAGGCAATAGGGTCAAGGGTACTGAGGAAGTAGGGCACAAGCGGTAAAGTTGCACCCTTGCAAACGTAGCCCGAGGCGCTTGCGAACTGACTCAACGTCGCACCTCCGGGATGGCCAATGACATCGGCTTCTTTGAACTTAATGGTGTTGTTCTCTGCAACGTGGTTGGTGGTGCCGTCGTTGCCTGCCTGAGCCATCGCGTTCGGTGTGCCAAGGGGTGACATCTCTATCCACGGATTAGCCCCCGTATTTGAGTAGGTAGACACCACCGCGTCTGGTACGTAGTGACGAACCTTGGTCGAGGTTTTGACCTTGCAGCCGAAAGGCGTACAGAGCAGCCAATAGCAAATGCCGACCACCTTGTACTCCAGGCACGTTGGCGAAAGGGTCGATGCAATGATCGCAGCCGAGTTGATTGCGGCTGATGCGCTGAAGGACAAACTGAAAGTGATAGCCAGCGACAATGGTCTGATCGGGAAGGGTGAGTGCCTCATCGTGACAGGCTCCGTGCTCGATCAATCAGCGTGACGGCTTTAGTGACGTCCGGCTCGCCGTAGACGACGTAGCGACTGTCAACGACCACGGCCGGGAGTTTTTCGACACCCAGGCTCCAGGCGTCCGTGACCCCGTGCTGGGCTAGAGCGAGATCGTTTTGCAGGTGCCTACCTGCAGGGCTGGCTAGGTAGCGTTGAATCGTTGCTTCTGCCTGGCGCGGATCAGCGGGCAGCTCGCGTGACAGTTGTTCTTCAAGACGTTGCTGATCATCCAGGAGAATGATGCGAGTGCAGGAGGGTGCCGACACCGGATGTGCGTGGTTGGTAATGACCCAGGTTTCTGCGTGGGAAACCGTGGGCAGGAGCAGTAGCAGTGGAAAAAACCAGTGCCGCATTTGGCTAAGGTGGGTGTGGATGTCGGTCATGGCACCGTACCTGAAGTGAATTCAAGTACAGGAAACCGGATCGGGACGATGGGTGCAGTAGGAAATAGGATTTAGGGGTAAGCGGTATTTCGGTCTTACAGTTTGTTGTGTACCTGGATGGGATTTTCCGTGAACAGCAGAAACACCATAAGGCCGGGGCTATCCTCGGCCTTTTAGCTGTTCTACTATGTTAGGATTGATGATTATTTGCCGCTTAGAGTGATGAATGCCCAAAGCCATCGTTATTGAAGATGAACAGCTTGAACACGCGGTGAAGGTTGCCAGGATCAGCAGCTCTGAGAACGGCAACCGAGATGCCGCGTTGTTGCTGACTTGTTTTGGCACCGGCATGACTGTGACTGAAATTTGTCGGCTGCGCGTGAGCGACTATCTTACCGAGGCGGGCCCGGTACTGGTCGATTCCCAGGTGCGAGCAGAGATTGCTTACAACCATCGCTCAAGGCCACTGTGCTGGACCAGCAAGAAGCTGACTAATGCGATAGACGCGCACCTCTCAGAGCGGCTTGTGCGCGGTCACGGGGTTTCCACCAGGGCGATGGCTTTTCGTGGCCTCGATCCCGACTCGCCATTGTTCGTCTCTGGTCGTACAGGCGAAGGCTTGAAGATCTGTGCCCAGGTGCGCAACGGGAAGACGTACTACAGCGCGAATCAACTGACCCGACTCTACACCCGCCTGTTCTCGATGGCGGGCATCGAGGGGGCCAGTTCGCAATCAGGGCGTCGGACATTGGCGGTCAAGCTCAAGCGTCGAGGTATCGATCTGCGACACATTAGCGAGATACTGGGTGTCGAGAGCCTAGAAGCAGTTAAAAAGCTATGTGCTGGTGATCCAGTGCGTTTGGGCGATATCGTTCGGAGGATCATTTGACCAGATACGAAAAAGGCCCACCTTTAGGTGGGCCTTCTTTTTCGCATGTCTCCGTCGCGAGGTTTCCACCAACGATTCCCAGAGCTAGTAGGTCAATCCTATTGATCATATTTGATCAAGTCAACAGATAGTTGAATAGCAACATCAAGGAGAGTTGAGTGCCAATTTCTGCTGCTGACGCTCAAGCCGTCGAAAAAGTGCTTTCCAAGGAGAGCCTTGTGACCTATGCGCGCACGATAAATATGCTGAACACAAGGCAGGCCCTCACGCTTTACGCTTGGAATGCTGAGGTTGGGGTTTGGGGAGCAACGGAACAGAAAGTGCACTTAAGGAAGGTCTGAAGTACCCACAGATTTTTGATGCTCTCGTTGGCTAAGGCTCAAAAACTCAGAAGTTGACCGAAAAACAGCCCCTTCTGACCTTAATTCATGGTTATTTCCTCTGATCGCGCTGTTTGAGGGCGATTAGCACCCATTACAGACGCACCTCACCCATACCCATCAACCGTTTTCGCACCATCCACAGGTTCGATTGCGCAAACAATTTCACCAACTGCACGGTGTTTTTTACCAGTCCGCGAAACAGCACCTTGGTGTAACCAAATTGGCGTTTGATGACCCTGAAGGGATGCTCAACCTTGGCCCGTGTTTGCGATTTGGCGTATTCAATCTTGCGCAACGCGCGGCCAATGGCGCTTTTTTCCCCATACTTTCGACGACTGCTGGGTCTGGCGCAGATCGACCAGATCATCTCCTGCCCCTCATGTTCCGGTCGCTTTTCCACGCCGGTATAGTCCGCGTCGCCACAGACATGTGTCTCTTCGCCATGCAACAACTTATCGACCTGGGTAACGGCGTTTTGCAAGGTAGTTGTCGCGTCAGCCGTGTCTTTTATGCCGCCATTTTCAGTGTCGGTTGCTCCCTTTCTGGGTTGAGCGTGACGGTGCAGATGGGTTGCCAGTTTCGTGTCGCGCCCGACCAGCGATGCGGGTGTTGATTACGCGCTTGCTGGTACAGCGTATGACGCTTGGCCAGCACCTGGTGATCTTCGCCGCGATGACGCTGCGCCGGGGTCACTAAGCGGATGCGGCTGTGGCGGTGCTCGATGCTGTAATTTAGGCTAGCGTACGTTTTTTTCCGAATTCTGTAGGCTCACCTGCTAACGTTTGCCTGCATACTCGGCATCGGCGAAGGACATCTGTTTCATCGGGACTAAACCGTCCTGTTCGTGTCAGGCGTGTATTTCACCAGATTTGGAAGAGTTCTTCAGAGTTTCCCCAAGGAGCAATATATGCATGAAAGGTTGATCATAGTCAGCGGGCACTCAGCTTACGGGTCGGTTCGAGCATCGCAGATCTCTGATCGAGTTGAAATGATTACCGACAGACTAGTATGGGGGCCAGTGGAGCTCAACACTAACGATCCCGCCATTTTCCGCGATCAGCGTTTTGCTTCATGGGACGCAGCTCCGAACACAAGCGACCAGCCTGAATCCTGGGAACGGGAAGACTGCGCGCGAAGATTAGAATGGGCGGCCCACATTCCCAGCCTGGCTGAATATGCGCGCATAGAGCTATGGATGGATCCCGATTCGAACGGGCAATTACAGCTCCTTTATTTGCTCCATTGGTTCAGTAGTCATAAGACACTAGCAAGCAAATTGTTCATTGCTCAGATCAAGCATCCTCTCGGGGAGACACGACCTTATGAGCATGGCAGCCTCTCACCTTACATCTTCCAAGCAAGCGAGCGCGAGATCGATCTAGCCATAAACGCTTGGAACGCCTTCCGACAACCGACACCACAAGCTTGGTGTGCCTTATTGACGCAGGACCTCGATTCGATTCCCGGGTTGCGCCGCACTGTGGGGAAAATGTTAGCGGAGTTACCTGCTGCTGGCACGGGCTTGAGAGCTTCAGAGCGGCGACTACTAGAGCTGGTTGCGTCAGACAGGGCGTCCCTGCGTCACGTTATGTCTGGTATGACCCACAGTGTTTTCGGATATTGGGAACTAGGACGCCTTCTGAACGCCCTTGGAAGGGGCCCCCACCCTGCAATCACGGGCATTGAAGATGTAGCGTTTGATCTAGCGCTTCATGAGCACGCACAACGCTTCAACGCCTACACGAGTAGCACACTCAAACTTTCCGCATTTGGAAGGTCTTTGCTGCGTGGTGAAGACAGTCTAATACGAAAAGCCCCGCGCCACTTCTGGTGGGGTGGAACACTGATCACATCGGAGCGACCTTGGTGCTGGAGCGCTCAAGAGGAAATATTGAGTTGTTAGGGCGGTGTATCAGAGTATGCGTCTGAATCGCCCCGGGTTTCGTAGACACCTCCATGCCTTAAACTGAGGCCAATCAGGAGGTGCCATGAGCAACCCACGTTATCCCGAAGAATTCAAAATCCAAGCGGTCAATCAAGTGACCGAAAAGAAGCTGCCTGTCGCTGATGTGGCGGCGCGTCTTGGCGTGTCGTCGCATAGCCTCTATGCCTGGATAAAGCGCTACAGCAAACCTCAGGCAGAACGGCAGCAAGACGATGATCAGCACGCTGAACTGCGGCGTCTGCGAGCGGAACTCAAGCGGGTCACCGAAGAGCGAGACATCTTAAAAAAGGCCGCCGCGTACTTTGCCAAGGAGTGCGGTTGAAGTACGCCTTTATCAAGCAGCGAGCGGGCGACTATTCCATTCGGCGGCTTTGCCTGACGCTGAAAGTCCATCCCAGTGGTTATTACGCTTGGTTGTCTGAGCCGCAATCTGCACGCGCTAAAGACGACCAACGATTACTGGGTTTGATCAAGCATTCATGGCTGGAGAGCGGCGGTGTTTATGGCTATCGCAA of Pseudomonas fluorescens contains these proteins:
- a CDS encoding TIGR03756 family integrating conjugative element protein gives rise to the protein MRHSPFPIRPLSLAITFSLSFSASAAINSAAIIASTLSPTCLEYKVVGICYWLLCTPFGCKVKTSTKVRHYVPDAVVSTYSNTGANPWIEMSPLGTPNAMAQAGNDGTTNHVAENNTIKFKEADVIGHPGGATLSQFASASGYVCKGATLPLVPYFLSTLDPIAWRYGVPESVYPEALIPGMREVGSLLTANSWGNIYPRSGFLNQTDDYKTGAVIAQRAGDVVTRPGQVHVYLPMLALPYPGYWPAGPLREGDASTGKWQELTPVLNPTCATFPTIGPNIDAQDGGYAWALWRPYSCCQRRGQTFLGSTDFQ
- a CDS encoding conjugal transfer protein TraG N-terminal domain-containing protein, which gives rise to MTLYTNDYLEYYLTLVGWIINNGIWDMISDTGLFALPFCIIVIREWLKVRGEGADEGNKGVLSLARIETNIYVGYVVVAFFAVPAVNVSFDTLAFDQSRAQQCQYNLPKPADTGWNTTFSSLAGKSAQMPMWWAFMHALSKGLTSGAVAAIPCGTDLRQMRMDVNNTKINNPLLAQEIGDFTHDCYGPSRARLFMRQPDMGTKANDPHFLQDLSWIGSHFLLNTSGYYDTDYSKTPRTSWPYNASRDVGLPQVSGGGGYPTCKQWWSDSGVGLRDRIKDQVSPDLMTKMLGWAKWLSQDEVTDSLVRQLVSPSNQVKGDVYTDYGGQINGTVWNGAARVTGTLGVALGSLAYFPAMDMVRQALPMVMAFLKMAMVICIPLVLIVGAYQLKVAMTMTVVFFALIFVDFWFQLARWVDTTILDALYGAGSPHLSFDPVMGLNATAQDAILNFVMGAMFIILPVFWVGALGWAGVSAGNALEGLTSGTKDVKQAGSQGSKELRKII
- a CDS encoding integrating conjugative element protein, with the protein product MKLTTLAIGLLCCFSSALALSADPINVSSSGSVIGDDVLYNIGGGNAVTMGSAGNMDSISVGGGWNNNLVCGNMSMSNTLQNQLNGATSGFQNIMSSVVQNATSAVASLPALILQRANPALYNLITNGILQARLDFDRSKGTCRAIGEKMADIAGNQMGWGKLAEGQAMSQALTSNTDAVSAVEQVEKKGGNDGVTWVGGDRAGGSGQKPIRIVGDVTKAGYNLLNKRAAGDTGSISKESCNNGMVCNVWSSPQEATSFANRVLGEQQQQTCDSCPKTVTAAGVGLTPLIQETYDTKLKALQELLTGSKSLSVENLEAASSNSLPITRGVVAALKDERDQDVLARRLASEVALSDVLEKALTLQRTLMAGSREPNVAANDLAVQAVGQQSSSLQQEISNLKMELDMRQQLAKNSPLTIIERGKARAEDSRGVFPGDPETDRLNQLQSPTKSK
- a CDS encoding site-specific integrase, encoding MPKAIVIEDEQLEHAVKVARISSSENGNRDAALLLTCFGTGMTVTEICRLRVSDYLTEAGPVLVDSQVRAEIAYNHRSRPLCWTSKKLTNAIDAHLSERLVRGHGVSTRAMAFRGLDPDSPLFVSGRTGEGLKICAQVRNGKTYYSANQLTRLYTRLFSMAGIEGASSQSGRRTLAVKLKRRGIDLRHISEILGVESLEAVKKLCAGDPVRLGDIVRRII
- a CDS encoding TIGR03757 family integrating conjugative element protein, translated to MTDIHTHLSQMRHWFFPLLLLLPTVSHAETWVITNHAHPVSAPSCTRIILLDDQQRLEEQLSRELPADPRQAEATIQRYLASPAGRHLQNDLALAQHGVTDAWSLGVEKLPAVVVDSRYVVYGEPDVTKAVTLIDRARSLSR